Proteins from a genomic interval of Gossypium hirsutum isolate 1008001.06 chromosome A09, Gossypium_hirsutum_v2.1, whole genome shotgun sequence:
- the LOC107917165 gene encoding S-protein homolog 18: MLAFFVMYPLAIAASEDLLFINYHIHVTNDLPSDLPPGVPSLHLHCKSKDEDLGEKVMLKHEDYTWDAKINLFRTTLFFCYAWWEGKQQYFEAFKATRDEHRCRIYHNSCLWSVREDGIYFSKDSLTWYNEYPW, from the coding sequence ATGTTGGCATTTTTTGTCATGTATCCATTGGCAATTGCGGCGAGTGAAGATTTGCTGTTTATCAATTACCATATCCACGTAACCAACGATTTGCCTTCGGATTTGCCACCCGGTGTTCCTTCATTACATCTTCATTGCAAGTCTAAGGATGAGGATCTTGGTGAGAAGGTCATGCTTAAGCATGAGGATTACACATGGGATGCAAAAATAAACCTTTTCAGGACAACCCTTTTCTTTTGTTATGCATGGTGGGAAGGGAAGCAACAATATTTCGAGGCTTTCAAGGCCACCAGAGATGAACATAGGTGTAGAATTTATCATAACTCTTGCCTGTGGTCAGTGAGGGAGGATGGGATTTATTTCAGCAAAGATAGTTTGACCTGGTATAATGAGTATCCGTGGTAG